Proteins encoded in a region of the Vicia villosa cultivar HV-30 ecotype Madison, WI linkage group LG5, Vvil1.0, whole genome shotgun sequence genome:
- the LOC131605350 gene encoding uncharacterized protein LOC131605350, producing the protein MEDPNHPQIADDTEPDVPTPATTARRGNKRKKTGPKRTATQKKRFKEKCQAIVETLKPIPFKPAKALDFDSHQSLLECLGLWGFVHIEFDSVIRTDLLAQLIVSYSPTGRCSYVNDIKVMVNRAELGRALKLPKKIPASAVPIIAVDEVDKEDIDFLNQLVSNWMLLHDDTFMKTKDIMQLINFVKDGTFEKVDWAGLIWSMLEKELKAPNLANCYYASHLQHLIKSQHKELLEETPVEGEGEEGVAKDEEEEGEVKDEEEDEEVAVITDEVDGSGDVRMGGVEESNVCELDESNTELSLKQEDNVETLPVERQKGDEEQIMDFEPSKEEEFVLKATRVFEGSGITRAQRCSYDLMEENLYQKQQDCLKLQRSVSNGKRKIRDLEKQLVEEKAKSARLEGELARLRAQQRETGNNHATARLP; encoded by the coding sequence ATGGAGGATCCAAATCACCCCCAAATCGCCGATGATACTGAACCCGACGTTCCAACCCCTGCAACCACCGCTCGCCGTGGAAATAAGCGGAAGAAAACCGGGCCGAAGCGAACTGCAACCCAGAAAAAAAGGTTCAAGGAGAAATGTCAGGCTATTGTCGAAACCCTAAAACCCATTCCTTTCAAACCTGCTAAAGCTCTCGACTTTGACAGCCACCAGAGCCTTCTGGAGTGTCTGGGGTTATGGGGTTTTGTCCACATCGAGTTTGATTCTGTTATTCGCACTGATCTACTCGCTCAGCTTATTGTTAGCTATAGTCCTACCGGAAGGTGCAGTTATGTTAATGATATCAAGGTGATGGTGAACCGTGCTGAACTAGGCCGTGCTCTCAAGCTTCCGAAGAAGATTCCGGCTAGTGCTGTCCCTATCATTGCTGTTGATGAAGTTGACAAAGAGGATATTGATTTCCTTAATCAATTGGTGTCAAACTGGATGCTTTTGCATGATGATACATTCATGAAGACAAAGGATATTATGCAGCTAATTAACTTTGTCAAGGATGGGACTTTTGAGAAGGTTGACTGGGCAGGACTGATATGGAGCATGTTAGAGAAGGAATTGAAGGCACCTAATCTTGCAAACTGTTATTATGCCTCACATTTGCAGCATTTGATTAAGTCTCAGCACAAGGAGCTGTTGGAGGAAACTCCGGTGGAGGGTGAAGGAGAAGAGGGTGTGGCAAAGGATGAGGAGGAAGAGGGTGAGGTAAAAGATGAGGAGGAAGACGAAGAGGTGGCGGTGATAACGGATGAGGTGGATGGGAGTGGTGATGTGAGAATGGGTGGGGTTGAAGAGAGTAACGTTTGTGAGTTGGACGAATCCAATACTGAGTTGAGTTTGAAGCAGGAGGATAATGTTGAGACTTTACCGGTGGAAAGACAGAAGGGTGACGAGGAACAAATAATGGATTTTGAGCCGTCTAAGGAAGAAGAATTTGTACTAAAAGCAACAAGAGTGTTTGAAGGCTCAGGCATTACGCGTGCTCAAAGGTGTTCTTATGATTTAATGGAGGAGAATTTGTACCAAAAGCAACAAGATTGTTTGAAGTTGCAAAGGTCCGTAAGCAATGGCAAAAGAAAGATCCGAGATTTAGAAAAGCAATTGGTAGAAGAGAAGGCCAAGTCGGCTCGACTTGAGGGAGAACTTGCAAGACTTCGAGCCCAGCAGAGGGAAACAGGAAACAATCATGCTACTGCCAGATTGCCTTAG
- the LOC131607241 gene encoding PLASMODESMATA CALLOSE-BINDING PROTEIN 5-like, producing MPTTQTFVFPRYLPLFLLLILSPLCGGSGGGDTTKQELWCVAKNNAEDAALQSALDWACGAGGADCRPIQNGGPCYDVNSVQNTASFAFNDYFLKNGLTDDSCNFSNNAAVTSIDPSHDKCKFPSGLAAINGSSSGSKSSPSAGLGPSGNVSGCSKASWRWWFWLSAITNLLLMVSLYA from the exons ATGCCCACAACACAAACCTTCGTTTTTCCAAGGTACCTTcctctctttcttcttctgatcctttCTCCGCTTTGCGGCGGCTCCGGTGGCGGAGACACTACGAAACAGGAGCTATGGTGCGTGGCCAAAAACAACGCGGAGGATGCCGCTTTACAGTCGGCACTCGACTGGGCCTGTGGTGCCGGTGGAGCAGATTGCCGCCCAATCCAGAACGGAGGACCTTGCTACGATGTTAACAGTGTCCAGAATACGGCGTCGTTTGCTTTCAATGATTATTTTCTCAAGAACGGTTTGACTGATGATAGCTGCAATTTTAGTAACAATGCTGCTGTTACTTCCATTGACCCTA GTCATGATAAATGCAAGTTCCCATCTGG TTTGGCGGCAATCAATGGAAGTTCTTCTGGATCAAAATCATCACCGTCTGCTGGATTGGGACCTAGCGGAAATGTGAGTGGATGCAGTAAAGCTTCTTGGAGGTGGTGGTTTTGGCTATCAGCCATCACTAATTTGCTACTCATGGTTTCACTTTATGCATAA